A single genomic interval of Sulfurimonas sp. C5 harbors:
- the asnB gene encoding asparagine synthase (glutamine-hydrolyzing), with amino-acid sequence MCAIFGILGEYDEQKAKSALSKLAHRGPDFCGLTQEKNIFFAHQRLSINDTHHRSNQPLRYKDILLSFNGEIYNFQELKKELDFEFQTEGDSEVIIAAYLKWGIDFVQHLRGMFAIALKDGDKLYLFRDRLGKKPLFYMQQNNALYFASELKALTPFLSKKELNDDAMLSYLSFLAPTPPNTFYKGIYKLAAGEYLSFINNKVKVERYFDLLDNPSNIITSKEEALTKIEELLEESIYMRLDTQVPTAALLSGGIDSATINYYAQKKGLSLPSYTLGYKEFAKYDERSNAKESAEFLGIENIEVEIDQTSFIEKIDEVFYALDEPLNDPASVPLYMLFEKIKADGHKVVMSGEGSDELFLGYRQYFEYLDIEKAAVLMHKNWLKKYFRSNFSMNREWEWYKRIFDESLLFRTSGEKFTDLQKNTLLRRNIRDDESLKYLQPYRDRFVNSTHSDNSIWYSYIDLNLFQAEHFLTKLDRVSMAHSIESRTPFLDHKLAECIFSIDPKLRYQDGKTKALLKEIMQNKLDSKILTRKKKGFSNPYMEYLINSEEINLITEVNEQTGLFKDDVLERYIQTAAKGRFKQHLWGLYSLSHFLKREFL; translated from the coding sequence ATGTGTGCAATTTTTGGAATTTTAGGGGAATACGACGAGCAAAAAGCAAAAAGCGCACTCTCTAAACTTGCGCACAGAGGACCTGATTTTTGCGGACTGACACAGGAAAAAAACATCTTCTTTGCACACCAAAGACTCTCTATCAATGATACTCACCATAGAAGTAACCAACCGCTTCGCTACAAAGATATTCTCCTTTCATTTAACGGGGAGATTTATAACTTTCAAGAGTTAAAAAAAGAACTCGATTTTGAGTTTCAAACAGAAGGTGACAGTGAAGTTATTATTGCTGCCTATCTCAAGTGGGGTATAGATTTTGTGCAGCATCTCCGTGGTATGTTTGCAATCGCTCTCAAAGACGGTGACAAACTTTACCTTTTTCGTGATAGACTTGGTAAAAAACCACTTTTTTATATGCAACAAAATAATGCACTCTACTTTGCTTCAGAACTGAAGGCACTCACACCGTTTTTAAGCAAAAAAGAGCTGAATGATGATGCAATGCTCAGCTATCTTAGCTTCCTAGCTCCCACTCCACCCAATACGTTTTATAAGGGAATTTATAAACTTGCTGCAGGAGAGTATCTAAGCTTTATCAACAATAAAGTCAAAGTAGAGAGATACTTCGATCTTTTAGACAACCCTTCTAATATCATAACTTCAAAAGAAGAAGCATTGACAAAAATTGAAGAACTTTTGGAAGAATCTATTTACATGCGCCTTGATACTCAAGTACCAACTGCAGCACTTCTTAGTGGAGGGATAGATAGTGCTACAATTAACTACTATGCACAAAAAAAAGGTTTAAGCCTACCCTCGTATACTCTTGGATATAAAGAGTTTGCAAAGTATGATGAACGTAGTAATGCTAAAGAGAGTGCAGAATTTTTAGGTATTGAAAATATTGAAGTGGAAATAGATCAAACAAGTTTTATTGAGAAGATCGACGAAGTATTCTACGCTTTGGATGAACCGCTTAACGATCCAGCCTCTGTCCCTTTGTATATGCTTTTTGAAAAGATTAAAGCTGATGGACACAAGGTGGTGATGAGCGGTGAGGGAAGCGACGAACTTTTCTTAGGCTACAGACAATATTTTGAATACCTTGACATAGAAAAAGCTGCAGTTTTAATGCACAAAAACTGGCTGAAAAAATATTTTCGCTCAAACTTCTCCATGAATCGGGAATGGGAGTGGTATAAACGTATCTTTGATGAGAGCCTGCTATTTAGAACATCAGGTGAGAAGTTTACCGATCTACAAAAGAACACCCTGCTTCGCAGAAACATAAGAGATGATGAGAGTCTGAAATATCTGCAACCGTACAGAGATCGTTTTGTAAACTCGACCCATTCTGACAACTCCATATGGTACAGTTATATAGATCTTAATCTCTTTCAAGCTGAGCATTTCTTGACAAAACTTGATCGCGTATCTATGGCGCATAGTATTGAGTCACGTACACCATTTTTAGATCACAAGCTTGCAGAGTGTATCTTTTCAATAGATCCGAAATTACGTTATCAAGATGGGAAAACAAAAGCCCTTTTAAAAGAGATAATGCAAAACAAACTCGATAGTAAAATATTAACAAGAAAGAAAAAAGGTTTTTCAAATCCATATATGGAGTATCTCATCAATTCAGAAGAGATCAATCTCATCACTGAAGTCAATGAGCAAACAGGTCTTTTCAAAGATGATGTTTTAGAGCGTTACATTCAGACAGCGGCAAAGGGAAGATTTAAACAACATCTTTGGGGTCTGTATAGCCTTAGTCACTTTCTAAAAAGAGAATTCCTATGA
- a CDS encoding DMT family transporter produces the protein MNKLMILAMFFWGSGWSALKILTYELPMDVVVFWRFFFMSLTFIPVLIYFNKPLRLTKDSLKFILSSSVLNVSFMFSSFYGIKYGLAGAGSVIITTFSPIMTFLLVALLFRNRLHNRQYFGLLLGLVGGYILLQLNDFSLFLNSANLYYLLCAVIWAGVTVLSQHSQKHIHPVHYSFFISVVATVFMFFYSYDSNLSAVFDQDLKFWSALIYLAVFGQTIATTIFFIASGKLGSEKTSSYMFLVPVFALLSASVLLDESMQLHVIVGGVISMLAVYFINKK, from the coding sequence ATGAATAAGCTTATGATACTCGCTATGTTTTTTTGGGGAAGCGGCTGGAGTGCACTCAAAATACTCACCTATGAACTTCCTATGGATGTTGTCGTATTTTGGCGTTTTTTCTTTATGTCTTTGACATTTATCCCTGTGCTTATCTATTTTAATAAACCTCTGAGGCTAACAAAAGATTCGCTCAAATTTATCTTATCAAGTTCAGTCCTCAATGTCAGCTTTATGTTCTCTTCTTTTTACGGTATCAAATATGGCTTAGCGGGTGCAGGAAGTGTTATAATAACTACTTTTAGTCCAATTATGACTTTTTTACTTGTAGCTTTGTTATTTAGAAACAGATTACACAACAGACAATATTTTGGACTCCTTTTAGGGCTTGTTGGTGGGTATATACTTCTTCAGCTCAATGATTTTTCCCTCTTTTTAAATTCGGCAAACCTTTACTATCTGCTATGTGCTGTGATTTGGGCAGGTGTAACTGTACTTTCACAGCACTCGCAAAAACATATCCATCCCGTACATTACAGCTTTTTTATATCTGTCGTTGCAACTGTTTTTATGTTCTTTTATTCCTATGATTCAAACTTATCAGCCGTTTTTGATCAAGATCTGAAGTTTTGGAGTGCACTCATCTACCTGGCTGTCTTTGGACAAACGATAGCAACGACAATCTTTTTTATAGCAAGCGGTAAACTAGGAAGTGAAAAAACTAGTTCCTATATGTTCTTGGTACCTGTTTTTGCACTACTTAGTGCATCTGTTTTACTTGATGAATCTATGCAACTACATGTAATAGTCGGAGGGGTTATTAGTATGTTGGCAGTTTATTTTATTAATAAAAAATAA
- a CDS encoding FAD-dependent oxidoreductase yields MKKVLVLGGGFAGVDAAIHLRKKGYKVTLVSDRDYFYIYPTSIWVPTRNAEFKDVCVDLKELQQAHGFDLLIDGVKTIAYKENKVTLESGMQIEDYDYLILAIGASKMQPKGVENTLSICGAPEQSLLIRDKLDELITKGSGKIAMGFGGNPKDTSAVRGGPGFELMFNVHQLLKQKGIRQNFELTFFAPMPEPGKRMGPKALAMMDMFFTRLDIKKRFGKKITHFESDSVVFEDESKLEADFIMFIPAGNGHKVVQSSDLPQNDAGFVKTDDYSCVIDENGYMTNVYAVGDVAALEGYEWRAKQGHIAEVMAKNAVHNIYQRDNGGFDFKGYHEHLNILCVMDSGDGAAFVYRDEKRAFMLPLPFIGHWLKKGWGFYCRNSKLGKIPRIPGM; encoded by the coding sequence ATGAAAAAAGTTTTAGTTCTTGGAGGAGGCTTTGCAGGTGTTGATGCTGCAATACATCTAAGAAAAAAAGGTTACAAAGTTACACTTGTAAGCGATCGAGACTATTTTTATATCTATCCTACTTCTATATGGGTGCCGACACGCAATGCCGAATTTAAAGACGTTTGTGTCGACCTAAAAGAACTACAGCAAGCACATGGGTTTGATTTGCTGATAGACGGTGTAAAAACGATTGCTTATAAAGAGAATAAAGTCACTTTAGAAAGTGGAATGCAGATTGAGGACTACGATTATCTCATACTTGCAATTGGTGCTTCAAAAATGCAGCCTAAAGGAGTTGAAAATACTCTCTCAATCTGCGGTGCCCCGGAGCAATCGCTTCTAATCCGCGATAAACTCGATGAACTGATTACAAAAGGAAGCGGAAAAATTGCAATGGGTTTTGGAGGCAATCCAAAAGACACTTCTGCAGTTCGTGGTGGTCCAGGGTTTGAGCTTATGTTCAATGTTCATCAACTCTTAAAACAAAAAGGGATCCGCCAGAACTTTGAACTTACATTTTTTGCCCCTATGCCTGAACCGGGTAAACGTATGGGACCTAAAGCACTTGCAATGATGGATATGTTTTTTACAAGACTGGATATTAAAAAACGATTCGGTAAAAAGATCACTCACTTTGAATCAGATAGTGTCGTGTTTGAGGATGAGAGTAAACTCGAAGCTGACTTTATTATGTTTATCCCTGCAGGAAACGGGCACAAAGTTGTACAAAGTTCCGATCTACCGCAAAATGATGCCGGATTTGTCAAAACAGACGACTATTCTTGTGTTATTGATGAAAACGGTTATATGACAAACGTCTATGCTGTCGGTGATGTTGCAGCACTCGAAGGGTATGAATGGCGTGCAAAACAGGGTCATATTGCCGAAGTTATGGCAAAAAATGCAGTACACAACATTTACCAAAGAGATAACGGCGGTTTTGATTTTAAAGGCTATCACGAGCATCTCAATATCTTATGTGTAATGGATAGCGGTGACGGTGCTGCTTTTGTTTACAGAGATGAAAAACGTGCCTTTATGCTTCCTCTGCCTTTTATTGGACACTGGCTAAAAAAAGGGTGGGGATTTTACTGTAGGAATTCAAAACTCGGGAAAATCCCAAGAATTCCAGGTATGTAA
- a CDS encoding CNNM domain-containing protein: MDLLILFFLLSVGVSFLCSVLESVLLSINMSYVAVMEKERPNIGILLRIQKENINKSIASILILNTIANTLGAAAVGAQAAKIFGNDAVVYVSVILTFAILFLSEIIPKTIGAIYWKSLAPAAAYFIRVFIWFTYPVILLTLAVTNKISKGKKNAHTMTKEELLESMLLSEDEGVIDEKESEVIENILKLREIKVAEVLTPRSVVFALDENMTIKEVVNTQPAIFKFSRIPVFKNSIEEVTGIVLTKKIFKQALIDDSVPLTVIKKDIFSINEKIPVSKALDMFIAKKDHMFLVRDNYDQTEGIVTLEDCVETILGVEIMDESDTTEDMRELAKRKMKLKRRLQEEQ; the protein is encoded by the coding sequence TTGGATTTATTGATACTGTTTTTCCTTCTTTCAGTTGGTGTATCGTTTTTATGTTCAGTTTTAGAATCTGTACTTTTATCCATCAATATGTCTTACGTGGCAGTAATGGAGAAAGAAAGACCAAATATAGGTATATTACTTCGTATTCAAAAAGAGAATATAAACAAATCTATAGCTTCTATTTTAATTTTAAATACCATTGCAAATACTTTAGGTGCTGCAGCTGTCGGTGCACAAGCCGCAAAGATTTTCGGAAATGATGCAGTGGTATATGTTTCTGTTATTTTAACATTTGCAATTTTATTTTTATCGGAAATTATCCCTAAAACTATAGGGGCTATTTATTGGAAAAGTTTAGCTCCTGCAGCAGCATATTTCATCCGTGTGTTTATCTGGTTTACATACCCTGTTATTTTACTTACATTGGCAGTAACAAATAAGATTTCAAAAGGTAAAAAAAACGCACATACGATGACGAAAGAGGAACTTTTAGAAAGTATGCTTTTGAGTGAGGATGAAGGTGTTATCGATGAGAAAGAATCAGAGGTAATTGAAAATATTTTAAAACTTCGCGAGATTAAAGTTGCAGAAGTATTAACACCGAGAAGTGTTGTTTTCGCACTTGATGAGAATATGACAATTAAAGAAGTTGTGAATACACAACCGGCTATTTTTAAATTTTCACGTATCCCTGTCTTTAAAAACTCAATTGAAGAGGTGACAGGTATAGTGCTTACAAAGAAGATATTTAAACAGGCGCTTATTGATGACAGTGTACCTTTGACTGTGATTAAAAAAGATATTTTTTCAATCAATGAAAAAATTCCGGTATCAAAAGCACTTGATATGTTTATTGCAAAAAAAGATCATATGTTCCTTGTTCGTGATAACTATGATCAAACGGAAGGGATTGTGACTTTAGAGGATTGTGTTGAGACAATTTTAGGAGTTGAGATTATGGATGAGAGTGATACAACCGAAGATATGCGCGAGCTTGCAAAAAGAAAAATGAAGCTCAAAAGAAGACTGCAAGAAGAGCAATAA
- the mgtE gene encoding magnesium transporter, giving the protein MEEIEKYLQTHDDVEMHPSDIAKLLKELNAEEFKRAIKLVPKDIIGDVALALPDRYFEDVVGNLSIDELLHAVNELETDDQVEFLEELEDIDEEVAAEVFKKLDEENKEEIETLQSYDEDEAGAYMQLEVFTSYEDEVVQDVIKRFAKLRKEHELENVQNLFVVDRRNKLLYAVGLDDLLIFNFSKTIKENIEESEETFEPKKALDTEDIKEVVHYFEEYDLSVMPVVNGDGKLLGRITSDDIYDIINEHATEQMYKLAGVDDEAEEDDVLVAGQKRATWLGINLVTAIIASLVIGMFEQTLQSLVALAVLMPIVASMGGNAGTQTLTVVVRQLALGDISNGDALRILKKEIFIALMNGLVFAIVMGLIAWLWFDISMLGLVIGLSMIINLLMAGFFGAVVPLGLKVLKIDPAIGSTVILTTVTDVVGFFSFLGLATYILL; this is encoded by the coding sequence ATGGAAGAGATAGAAAAATATTTACAAACACATGATGATGTAGAGATGCATCCCTCAGATATAGCAAAGCTTTTAAAAGAACTCAATGCAGAAGAGTTTAAGCGTGCCATAAAACTTGTTCCTAAAGATATTATCGGTGACGTTGCACTAGCACTTCCAGATAGATATTTCGAAGATGTAGTAGGCAACTTAAGTATTGATGAACTTTTACATGCAGTTAACGAACTAGAAACAGATGACCAGGTAGAATTCTTAGAAGAACTAGAAGATATAGATGAAGAGGTTGCTGCAGAGGTTTTCAAAAAGCTTGACGAAGAGAATAAAGAAGAGATTGAAACACTTCAAAGTTATGATGAAGATGAAGCCGGTGCATACATGCAGCTGGAAGTATTTACATCGTATGAAGATGAAGTTGTTCAAGATGTAATCAAAAGGTTTGCAAAACTTCGTAAAGAGCATGAACTTGAAAATGTTCAGAATCTTTTTGTAGTTGATAGAAGAAATAAACTTTTATATGCAGTCGGTTTGGATGATCTTTTAATTTTTAATTTTTCAAAAACAATCAAAGAAAATATTGAAGAGAGTGAAGAGACTTTTGAACCGAAAAAAGCTTTAGATACTGAAGATATTAAAGAAGTTGTACATTATTTTGAAGAGTATGACCTCTCTGTTATGCCTGTTGTCAACGGTGATGGAAAACTGTTAGGACGTATCACATCGGATGATATTTATGATATTATTAACGAACATGCAACAGAACAGATGTATAAACTTGCCGGTGTCGATGACGAAGCGGAAGAGGATGATGTGTTAGTGGCAGGGCAAAAGCGTGCTACATGGCTTGGAATAAATCTTGTAACAGCAATAATAGCTTCTTTAGTAATCGGTATGTTTGAGCAAACACTGCAAAGTTTGGTAGCACTTGCTGTTTTGATGCCGATAGTCGCATCTATGGGAGGCAATGCGGGAACACAAACGCTAACGGTTGTTGTACGTCAGTTAGCTTTGGGAGATATCTCTAACGGTGATGCTTTAAGGATATTAAAAAAAGAGATCTTTATTGCGCTTATGAACGGACTGGTTTTTGCTATAGTCATGGGACTTATAGCATGGCTGTGGTTCGATATAAGTATGTTAGGGCTTGTTATAGGGCTTAGTATGATCATAAACCTGTTAATGGCAGGTTTTTTTGGGGCCGTAGTGCCACTAGGACTTAAAGTGCTAAAAATTGATCCGGCGATCGGAAGTACGGTTATCTTGACCACTGTAACCGATGTAGTCGGCTTTTTTAGTTTTTTAGGCTTAGCAACATATATTTTATTATAA
- a CDS encoding glucosaminidase domain-containing protein yields the protein MKKFFLIVTLLYLDAHADAYIKTSKNISVTEKKQRFYALVVPIIDKIYKERYNEYKKISTDLNRNKNNEKIEELKQYYKVKTNEELLMALKPQPKSITIAQAAMESAWGTSRFFLLGNNLFGMWSVSKKEQRIAAKEKRDNNTTVWVKKYSSLEDSVRGYYLTLGRGKRYQNLRELNYSSSNVFEIIKGLDGYSERGESYVDEIKSIIKYNKLMKYDKK from the coding sequence ATGAAAAAATTCTTTTTAATTGTTACTTTGCTATATCTTGATGCACATGCAGATGCTTATATTAAAACCTCTAAAAATATAAGTGTTACAGAGAAAAAACAACGATTTTATGCCTTAGTTGTACCTATTATTGATAAAATATATAAAGAACGATATAACGAATATAAAAAAATCAGTACTGATTTAAATCGAAATAAAAATAACGAAAAAATAGAAGAATTAAAGCAATATTACAAAGTTAAGACAAATGAAGAACTGCTTATGGCTTTGAAACCACAACCTAAAAGTATCACGATAGCTCAGGCGGCTATGGAGAGTGCATGGGGCACATCCCGTTTTTTTCTTCTTGGGAACAATTTATTCGGAATGTGGAGTGTCAGTAAAAAGGAACAGCGGATTGCCGCTAAGGAAAAAAGAGATAACAACACCACGGTATGGGTAAAAAAATATAGTTCGTTAGAAGATTCAGTAAGAGGATACTATTTAACACTCGGGCGTGGAAAACGTTATCAAAATCTTCGAGAATTAAATTATTCAAGCAGTAATGTATTTGAAATAATTAAAGGATTGGATGGATACTCCGAACGTGGTGAGTCCTACGTAGATGAAATAAAGAGCATTATAAAATATAATAAGCTTATGAAATATGATAAAAAGTAA
- a CDS encoding AMIN domain-containing protein, with product MGRQLFLFLFLSTILFSRENPFFPIEAEDIPLTTNQYEEDVPLKRASIQLPSTARTIESVTVSYKNLDGSIAQKTIELQNSIDWHLPIFITQNYQDEKNDNSSLKQPTKQVETKKVKKIYKEIVSLPFIKFNIYKNEIKIDTEDKVLRTFLLVNPHRIVCDFKRETDIRSYIKKVKDEDVRSIKIGTHKGYYRVVIELDGSYRYKKVSTKSGYLFTLY from the coding sequence ATGGGTAGGCAGCTTTTTTTATTCTTATTTCTTTCTACAATACTTTTTTCAAGAGAAAATCCATTCTTTCCAATAGAAGCCGAAGATATACCATTAACAACAAATCAATATGAAGAAGATGTACCGTTAAAACGTGCTAGTATACAACTACCTTCAACTGCAAGAACTATTGAGAGTGTAACTGTCAGTTATAAAAATTTAGACGGTAGTATTGCACAAAAGACAATTGAACTGCAAAATAGTATTGATTGGCATTTACCTATATTTATTACACAAAATTATCAAGATGAGAAGAATGATAATAGTTCTCTAAAACAACCTACAAAACAAGTAGAAACTAAAAAAGTAAAAAAAATTTATAAAGAAATTGTGTCTCTGCCATTTATAAAATTTAACATATATAAAAATGAGATAAAAATAGATACTGAAGATAAAGTACTACGTACATTCTTGCTAGTTAATCCTCATAGAATAGTGTGTGATTTTAAGAGAGAGACTGATATAAGAAGTTATATAAAAAAAGTAAAAGATGAAGATGTAAGATCTATCAAAATTGGTACACATAAAGGCTATTATAGAGTAGTTATTGAGCTTGATGGCAGTTATAGATACAAAAAAGTCTCTACAAAAAGCGGCTATCTTTTTACTCTTTATTAA
- the eno gene encoding phosphopyruvate hydratase yields the protein MFIDDVSAIEVMDSRGNPTVKATVRLSDGTVESAIVPSGASTGKREALELRDGGDRYMGKGVLQAVENVNSQISDALIGMSPFNQAIIDATMKELDGTDNYSNLGANAVLGVSMAVARAAATSLNIPLYRYLGGANAMVMPVPMLNIINGGSHADNSVDFQEYMIMPVGFNDFAESLRASAEVYHNLKKILKDKNHNTALGDEGGFAPDLSSNEEPIQVIMEAIEKAGYKAGEQIAIALDVASSELVVEGGYRLESENRTVTSEELVSYYEDLCAKYPIVSIEDGLSEDDWDGWKILTDRLGDKVQLVGDDLFVTNANILAEGIQKGIGNAILIKPNQIGSVSETMLTVRLAQRNGYKCVMSHRSGESEDAFIADFAVALNCGEIKTGSTARGERTAKYNRLLEIENEVFYGEYLGSTLFN from the coding sequence ATGTTCATAGATGACGTAAGTGCAATCGAAGTAATGGATTCTCGTGGTAATCCAACTGTAAAAGCTACAGTTAGACTAAGCGATGGTACAGTTGAGAGTGCAATTGTACCAAGTGGAGCAAGTACTGGTAAGCGTGAAGCATTAGAGCTTCGTGATGGTGGCGATAGATATATGGGTAAAGGTGTTTTACAAGCAGTTGAAAACGTAAATTCTCAAATATCAGACGCTTTAATCGGTATGAGTCCATTTAATCAAGCAATTATTGATGCTACAATGAAAGAGCTTGATGGAACTGATAACTATTCAAATTTAGGTGCAAATGCAGTCCTCGGTGTTTCAATGGCTGTTGCTCGCGCTGCTGCAACAAGTTTAAATATCCCTCTTTACCGTTATTTAGGTGGTGCTAATGCTATGGTTATGCCTGTACCGATGCTTAACATTATTAACGGTGGAAGCCATGCTGACAATTCAGTAGATTTCCAAGAATATATGATTATGCCGGTTGGTTTTAATGACTTTGCAGAATCATTAAGAGCATCTGCTGAAGTATATCATAACCTCAAAAAGATTTTAAAAGATAAAAACCACAATACTGCACTTGGTGATGAAGGTGGTTTCGCACCGGATTTAAGTTCGAATGAAGAACCTATTCAAGTTATCATGGAAGCAATTGAAAAAGCTGGATACAAAGCCGGAGAGCAAATTGCAATTGCATTAGATGTTGCTTCAAGTGAACTTGTAGTTGAGGGTGGATACAGACTAGAATCTGAAAACAGAACTGTTACTTCAGAAGAATTAGTATCTTATTATGAAGATTTATGTGCTAAATACCCAATCGTTTCTATAGAAGACGGTCTAAGTGAAGATGACTGGGACGGTTGGAAAATTCTTACTGACAGACTTGGTGATAAGGTTCAGTTAGTAGGTGATGATCTTTTCGTTACAAATGCAAATATCTTAGCAGAAGGTATCCAAAAAGGTATTGGTAATGCTATTTTAATTAAACCAAATCAAATTGGTTCTGTAAGTGAAACTATGCTTACTGTACGTTTAGCACAAAGAAACGGGTATAAATGTGTAATGTCTCATCGTTCTGGTGAGAGTGAAGATGCATTTATTGCTGATTTTGCTGTTGCACTAAACTGTGGTGAGATTAAAACAGGTTCAACTGCACGTGGTGAAAGAACTGCAAAATACAACCGTCTTCTTGAGATAGAAAACGAAGTTTTTTATGGTGAGTATTTAGGTTCTACACTTTTTAACTAA
- the recA gene encoding recombinase RecA encodes MDANKQKSLDLAIKQIDKAFGKGALMRLGDKEIEPIQAISTGSLGLDLALGIGGVPQGRVIEVYGPESSGKTTLALQITAECQKNGGVCAFIDAEHALDVVYAKNLGVDIDNLLVSQPDYGEQALDIVETIARSGAVDLIVIDSVAALTPKVELEGEMNDQQVGVQARLMSKALRKLTGVLNKMNCTVIFINQIRMKIGMMGYGTPETTTGGNALKFYASVRIDVRRIASLKQGEAQIGNRVKAKVIKNKVAPPFRQAEFDIMFGEGISKEGELCDYGVKLDIIDKSGAWFSYGETKLGQGRENVKLKFKEEPELAREIEEKIKVAMGISSLMTMDTSEIAEATEDDL; translated from the coding sequence ATGGATGCAAACAAACAAAAATCACTCGACTTAGCAATTAAACAAATAGATAAAGCATTTGGTAAAGGTGCTTTAATGCGTTTAGGGGATAAAGAGATAGAACCTATTCAGGCGATCTCTACAGGTTCATTGGGACTTGACCTTGCACTTGGTATAGGCGGAGTACCGCAAGGAAGAGTTATTGAAGTATATGGTCCAGAGAGTTCTGGTAAAACAACACTGGCACTTCAAATTACTGCAGAGTGTCAAAAAAACGGTGGTGTTTGCGCATTTATTGATGCAGAACATGCTTTAGATGTTGTATATGCAAAAAATCTAGGTGTAGATATTGATAATCTTTTAGTCTCTCAACCTGATTACGGTGAACAAGCTTTAGATATTGTTGAAACGATAGCACGTAGTGGGGCGGTTGATTTAATCGTAATCGACTCTGTTGCTGCACTTACACCGAAAGTTGAGCTTGAAGGTGAAATGAACGATCAGCAAGTTGGTGTGCAAGCTCGTTTAATGTCAAAAGCACTGAGAAAACTGACAGGTGTTTTAAATAAAATGAACTGTACTGTTATTTTCATTAACCAAATCCGTATGAAAATCGGTATGATGGGATATGGAACACCTGAAACAACTACAGGTGGAAATGCTTTAAAATTCTATGCATCGGTAAGAATTGATGTTCGTCGTATCGCATCACTCAAACAGGGTGAAGCACAAATCGGTAACCGCGTAAAAGCAAAAGTAATTAAAAATAAAGTAGCACCTCCGTTTAGACAAGCTGAGTTTGACATTATGTTCGGTGAAGGGATCTCTAAAGAGGGTGAACTCTGTGATTACGGTGTGAAACTAGACATAATTGACAAAAGCGGTGCATGGTTTAGCTACGGTGAAACAAAACTTGGACAAGGTCGTGAAAATGTGAAGCTAAAGTTCAAAGAGGAACCAGAACTTGCACGTGAAATCGAAGAAAAAATCAAAGTTGCAATGGGTATCAGCTCTCTTATGACTATGGATACCTCAGAGATAGCTGAAGCTACAGAGGATGATCTGTAG